Proteins from a genomic interval of Piscinibacter sp. HJYY11:
- a CDS encoding PQQ-dependent sugar dehydrogenase: protein MGTHSKNTPDSARRHALARLGALWASAAGLTLVACGGGGDSGSSAPPSSGPPPPPPPPPPPPPPGPPSGPLLTTALNETLASPWGLAFLPDGRMLVTQRSGSLVLLNASGALAGTISGTPAVVSSGQGGLLDVVLDPDFGNGSNDWVYLSYAEAGAGGSGTAVTRGRLDLANMRLVDVPATPLFRQLPKISAEGHYGSRLAFRPDGTLFITLGERQQGSPAQDRSNHLGKVVRINRNGSIPPDNPYVGTAWQPEIWSYGHRNPQGAAVRPGTGDLWQSEHGPLGGDELNISRAGQNHGWPNVSYGCNVDGPACEIGGGTHAPTYTEPVSRWPAPGTPRPYQSIAPAGITFYTGTGFPEWQGNVFVGALAGRALWRITLNGNTEVGREQLLSSLNERIRCVREGPDGWLYLLTDSGKLIRVYR from the coding sequence ATGGGCACTCATTCCAAGAACACACCCGATTCCGCGCGCCGACACGCGCTCGCCCGCCTGGGCGCCCTGTGGGCCAGCGCCGCGGGCCTGACGCTCGTGGCCTGCGGCGGTGGCGGCGACTCGGGGAGCTCCGCGCCGCCGTCGTCCGGCCCCCCGCCGCCCCCGCCGCCCCCGCCGCCCCCGCCCCCACCGGGCCCGCCTTCGGGGCCGTTGCTGACGACCGCGCTCAACGAGACGCTGGCGTCGCCCTGGGGGCTCGCCTTCCTGCCCGACGGGCGCATGCTGGTCACGCAACGCAGTGGCAGCCTGGTGCTGCTCAACGCCAGCGGCGCGCTCGCCGGCACCATCTCCGGCACGCCGGCGGTGGTGTCCAGCGGCCAGGGCGGCCTGCTCGACGTGGTGCTCGATCCTGATTTCGGCAACGGCAGCAATGACTGGGTCTACCTGTCGTATGCCGAGGCCGGCGCAGGCGGCAGCGGCACCGCGGTGACCCGCGGGCGGCTCGACCTGGCCAACATGCGCCTCGTCGACGTGCCGGCCACGCCGCTCTTCCGCCAGCTGCCGAAGATCAGTGCCGAAGGCCACTACGGCTCGCGCCTCGCGTTCCGGCCCGACGGCACGCTCTTCATCACCCTCGGCGAACGCCAGCAAGGCTCGCCGGCGCAGGACCGCAGCAACCACCTCGGCAAGGTGGTCCGCATCAACCGCAACGGCAGCATCCCGCCCGACAACCCCTACGTCGGCACGGCCTGGCAGCCCGAGATCTGGAGCTATGGCCACCGCAATCCGCAAGGTGCCGCGGTTCGCCCGGGGACCGGCGACCTGTGGCAATCGGAGCATGGCCCGCTCGGCGGAGACGAGCTCAACATTTCCCGGGCCGGCCAGAACCACGGGTGGCCCAACGTGAGCTACGGCTGCAACGTCGACGGCCCGGCCTGCGAAATCGGGGGCGGCACCCACGCGCCGACCTACACCGAGCCGGTGAGCCGGTGGCCCGCGCCGGGCACGCCGCGCCCGTACCAGTCGATCGCGCCGGCCGGCATCACCTTCTACACCGGCACCGGCTTCCCGGAATGGCAGGGCAACGTGTTCGTCGGCGCGCTGGCCGGCCGTGCCCTGTGGCGCATCACGCTGAACGGCAACACCGAGGTCGGGCGCGAGCAGCTGCTGAGCTCGCTCAACGAGCGCATCCGCTGCGTGCGCGAAGGACCCGATGGCTGGCTCTATCTGCTGACCGACAGCGGCAAGCTGATCCGCGTGTACCGCTGA
- the recJ gene encoding single-stranded-DNA-specific exonuclease RecJ — translation MNTPTIRLREVPPRTVWALEQAGIHPLLARLYAARGVRSADEIDDALAGLVAPAQLMGTQAAASFLADAIAARKRICIVADYDCDGATACAVALRGLRMLGAEPGTLVHVVPDRAVHGYGLTPAIVDLAMQKQPQVLLTVDNGIASLAGVDHARSLGLDVVVTDHHLPAKDHDGTVQLPAATVIVNPNQPDCGFPSKNLAGVGVMFYVLLALRSELRARGVFSAETQPRLDVLLDLVALGTVADVVKLDANNRRLVAQGLKRIRAGRMQPGVAALFKAAGRDAARATGFDFGFALGPRINAAGRLSDMSLGIECLLTDDPARATELAQLLDTINRERRDVEAGMREQAEAMLARLMPEGDAPAALALFDPDFHEGVVGIVASRLKDRVHRPTFVFAMGQDGLLKGSGRSINGFHLRDALDLVSKRHPGVLRKFGGHAMAAGCTLAEEDFTTFVDAFQRVATEWLDAATLSRTLMTDGPLPAEYFNLDTVRSLDAQVWGQAFEAPLFSDEVEVVSQRLVGEKHLKLAVRHAGALRDAIWFGRSEPLPDRVTLAYQLRVDEYNGQQRLQMIVEAAR, via the coding sequence GTGAACACGCCCACCATCCGCCTGCGCGAGGTGCCGCCCCGCACCGTGTGGGCGCTCGAGCAGGCCGGCATCCACCCGCTGCTCGCCCGCCTCTATGCCGCCCGCGGCGTGCGCAGCGCCGACGAGATCGACGACGCGCTCGCTGGCCTCGTCGCGCCCGCGCAGCTGATGGGCACGCAGGCGGCGGCCAGCTTCCTCGCCGATGCCATCGCCGCGCGCAAACGCATCTGCATCGTGGCCGACTACGACTGCGACGGCGCCACCGCCTGTGCCGTGGCCCTGCGCGGCCTGCGCATGCTCGGCGCCGAGCCCGGCACGCTGGTGCACGTGGTGCCCGACCGCGCGGTGCACGGCTACGGCCTCACGCCGGCGATCGTCGACCTCGCGATGCAGAAGCAGCCGCAGGTGCTGCTCACCGTCGACAACGGCATCGCGAGCCTTGCCGGGGTCGACCATGCCCGAAGCCTCGGGCTCGACGTGGTGGTGACCGACCACCACCTGCCCGCGAAGGACCACGATGGCACGGTGCAGCTGCCCGCCGCCACCGTGATCGTCAACCCCAACCAGCCCGACTGCGGTTTCCCGAGCAAGAACCTCGCGGGCGTGGGCGTGATGTTCTACGTGCTGCTGGCGCTGCGCAGCGAGTTGCGCGCCCGCGGCGTGTTCAGTGCCGAGACGCAGCCGCGGCTCGACGTGCTGCTCGACCTGGTGGCCCTGGGCACGGTGGCCGACGTGGTGAAGCTCGATGCCAACAACCGCCGGCTCGTCGCGCAGGGACTCAAGCGCATCCGCGCCGGCCGCATGCAGCCCGGCGTGGCCGCGCTCTTCAAGGCCGCCGGCCGCGATGCGGCGCGCGCCACCGGTTTCGACTTCGGCTTCGCGCTCGGCCCGCGCATCAACGCGGCGGGGCGCCTCTCCGACATGTCGCTCGGCATCGAGTGCCTGCTCACCGACGACCCCGCACGTGCCACCGAACTCGCGCAGCTGCTCGACACCATCAACCGCGAGCGGCGCGACGTGGAAGCCGGCATGCGCGAGCAGGCCGAAGCCATGCTCGCCCGGCTCATGCCCGAGGGCGATGCGCCCGCCGCGCTCGCGCTCTTCGACCCGGACTTCCACGAAGGCGTGGTCGGCATCGTGGCCTCGCGCCTGAAAGACCGTGTGCACCGGCCGACCTTCGTCTTCGCGATGGGGCAGGACGGCCTGCTCAAGGGCTCGGGCCGCTCGATCAACGGCTTCCACCTGCGCGACGCGCTCGACCTGGTGAGCAAGCGCCACCCGGGCGTGCTGCGCAAGTTCGGTGGGCACGCGATGGCGGCGGGCTGCACGCTCGCCGAAGAAGACTTCACGACCTTCGTCGACGCCTTCCAGCGCGTGGCCACCGAGTGGCTCGATGCCGCCACGCTGTCGCGCACGCTGATGACCGACGGCCCGCTGCCCGCCGAGTACTTCAACCTCGACACCGTGCGCTCGCTCGATGCGCAGGTGTGGGGCCAGGCCTTCGAGGCGCCACTCTTCAGCGACGAGGTCGAGGTGGTGTCGCAGCGCCTGGTCGGCGAGAAGCATTTGAAACTGGCCGTGCGCCACGCCGGCGCGCTGCGCGACGCGATCTGGTTCGGCCGCAGCGAGCCCCTGCCCGACCGGGTGACGCTCGCCTACCAGCTCCGGGTGGACGAATACAACGGCCAGCAGCGCCTGCAGATGATCGTGGAAGCGGCCCGCTGA
- a CDS encoding UDP-2,3-diacylglucosamine diphosphatase: MQRDAAFLQAWAAPGTDLAADDASREHEDAPREHRRHYRSVWISDLHLGTPGCQAKSLLDFLKHVECETLFLVGDIVDGWQLRRSWYWPQAHNDVVQKILRKARKGTRVIFIPGNHDEFARKYVGHNFGGIDVAEEWVHETADGRKLWVMHGDYFDGVIQCAKWLAHVGDSLYEFTLKLNRYLNSLRARMGLPYWSLSKYLKLKVKRAVNFIGDFENAVAREARRRGMQGVVCGHIHHAELREIDGITYANDGDWVESLTALAEQADGRLEIVDWAEQMRARHLAPVLAAEVAA; encoded by the coding sequence ATGCAACGTGACGCAGCATTCCTTCAGGCATGGGCCGCCCCGGGCACCGATCTCGCAGCGGATGACGCCTCGCGCGAGCACGAGGACGCGCCACGCGAGCACAGGCGCCATTACCGCAGCGTGTGGATCTCCGACCTGCACCTGGGCACGCCCGGCTGCCAGGCGAAGTCGCTGCTCGACTTCCTGAAGCACGTGGAGTGCGAGACGCTCTTCCTGGTGGGCGACATCGTCGACGGCTGGCAGCTGCGCCGCAGCTGGTACTGGCCGCAGGCCCACAACGACGTGGTGCAGAAGATCCTGCGCAAGGCGCGCAAGGGCACGCGGGTGATCTTCATCCCAGGCAACCACGACGAGTTTGCGCGCAAGTACGTCGGCCACAACTTCGGCGGCATCGACGTGGCCGAGGAATGGGTGCACGAGACGGCCGACGGCCGAAAGCTGTGGGTGATGCACGGCGACTATTTCGACGGCGTGATCCAGTGCGCCAAGTGGCTGGCGCACGTGGGCGACTCGCTGTACGAGTTCACGCTCAAGCTCAACCGCTACCTGAATTCGCTGCGCGCGCGCATGGGGCTGCCGTACTGGAGCCTGTCGAAGTACCTCAAGCTGAAGGTCAAGCGCGCGGTGAACTTCATCGGCGACTTCGAGAACGCGGTGGCGCGCGAAGCCCGGCGCCGCGGCATGCAGGGCGTGGTGTGCGGGCACATCCACCACGCCGAGCTGCGCGAGATCGACGGCATCACCTACGCCAACGACGGCGACTGGGTCGAGAGCCTCACGGCACTGGCCGAGCAGGCCGATGGCCGGCTGGAGATCGTCGACTGGGCCGAGCAGATGCGGGCCCGCCACCTGGCACCGGTGCTGGCCGCCGAGGTGGCAGCATGA
- a CDS encoding PQQ-dependent sugar dehydrogenase, producing MSYPDPADDTADLKRRSSLVRLSAICAALSLPMLSCGGSDDNPPPNAPPSGGGGGGGGGGGGGGGGNPPPPPPPPPPGPPRATVINGTLSSPWGFAFLPDGRIVVTQKGGQIVVLSADGATKSNPLSGVPAVATAGQGGLLDVAVDPDYGTAGSNWIYFSYAEQVGGTSGTAVNRGRLDLTNLQLLDMSMTPIFRQLPKVAVSTSTGHFGSRLAFRGDKTLFITLGERQLETPAQDLGSHLGKVVRINRDGSIPPDNPTFAGGAAPGIWSLGHRNPQGAAIHPSGELWVTEHGPQGGDELNIARAGQNYGWPERSYGCSYQATTAPCQIGGGTHAPAYTEPVTWWPGPGNSPPDPSIAPSGLMFYDGNGFPEWQGNAFLGSMAGPQGLALWRLTLSGNTVTARERLFASLGERIRCVRQGPDGWIYFITDSGRLYRVDR from the coding sequence ATGAGCTACCCCGACCCGGCTGATGACACAGCCGACCTGAAACGCCGATCCAGCCTCGTGAGGCTGAGCGCGATCTGCGCGGCCCTCTCGCTGCCCATGCTCAGCTGCGGCGGAAGCGACGACAACCCGCCACCGAACGCCCCGCCCAGTGGCGGCGGCGGAGGAGGTGGCGGCGGTGGCGGTGGAGGCGGTGGCGGAAACCCGCCACCCCCGCCGCCTCCCCCTCCGCCGGGCCCGCCGCGCGCCACGGTGATCAACGGCACGCTGTCCAGCCCGTGGGGCTTCGCCTTCCTGCCCGACGGCCGCATCGTGGTGACGCAGAAGGGTGGCCAGATCGTGGTGCTCAGCGCCGACGGCGCCACCAAGTCCAACCCGCTCTCGGGCGTGCCGGCCGTGGCCACGGCTGGCCAGGGCGGCCTGCTCGACGTGGCGGTCGACCCCGACTACGGCACCGCCGGCTCCAACTGGATCTACTTCAGCTATGCCGAACAGGTGGGCGGCACGAGCGGCACTGCGGTCAACCGCGGGCGGCTCGACCTCACCAACCTGCAGCTGCTCGACATGTCGATGACGCCGATCTTCCGGCAGTTGCCCAAGGTGGCGGTCAGCACCAGCACGGGCCACTTCGGCTCGCGCCTCGCGTTCCGCGGCGACAAGACGCTCTTCATCACCCTCGGCGAGCGCCAGCTGGAAACGCCGGCGCAAGACCTCGGCAGCCACCTAGGCAAGGTGGTCCGCATCAACCGCGACGGCAGCATCCCGCCCGACAACCCGACCTTTGCCGGTGGTGCCGCCCCTGGCATCTGGAGCCTGGGCCACCGCAACCCGCAAGGGGCCGCCATCCACCCGAGCGGCGAGCTGTGGGTCACCGAGCACGGGCCGCAGGGCGGCGACGAGCTCAACATCGCACGCGCCGGCCAGAACTACGGCTGGCCCGAGCGCAGCTATGGCTGTTCTTACCAGGCCACGACCGCGCCATGCCAGATCGGCGGTGGCACCCATGCACCGGCCTACACGGAGCCGGTGACCTGGTGGCCCGGGCCGGGCAACTCGCCGCCCGACCCGTCGATCGCCCCGAGCGGCCTGATGTTCTACGACGGCAACGGTTTCCCGGAATGGCAGGGCAACGCCTTCCTCGGCTCGATGGCCGGCCCCCAAGGGTTGGCGTTGTGGCGGCTCACGCTGAGCGGCAACACGGTCACCGCACGCGAGCGGCTGTTCGCCTCGCTGGGCGAACGCATCCGCTGCGTGCGCCAGGGGCCGGACGGCTGGATCTACTTCATCACCGACAGCGGCAGGCTGTACCGGGTCGACCGGTGA